The genomic window CGCTGGAACCGGTCATCCACGTCATCGCCGAGCTGCTGGCCAACGCCACCGAGGCGTCCCCGACGGCTACCGACGTGATCGTCAAGGTGTCGGCGGCGGCGTCCGGCGCGGTGTTCCGCATCGACGACCACGGCACCGGGCTGGAGGAGCCGCGCCTGTCGCACGCCCGCGACGTCGTCGCCGGCCGCCTCGTCCCGACCCTCGCCGACCTCGGCGAGGTGCCCCGCACGGGCCTCGCCGTCGTCGGCCGGTACGCGGCCGAGCACCGGCTGAAGGTCACGCTGGACGAGTCCCCGTACGGCGGTCTCCAAGCGGTCGTGCTCGTCCCGTCCGGCCGGACGATCCGCGTCGAGCCGCGCGGCGCCCGCGCCACCGCCCCCCTGCCCCGCCCGTCCCTGGACCGCTCCGAACCGTCCGGCTCGCGGACCCCGCCCACCGGGACACCCGCGCGGCCCGCCGGGCGGTCCGCGGGGGCGCCCTCTGCCACGCCACCCGCCGGAACGGCGACTCCGCCCACCGGGACGCCCGCAGGGGGGCCGTCCGCCGCGCCACCGCCCGGCGCAACCGGCGCGGCGCCCGCGCCGCCGGCCGGGCCGTCGTCCGGCAGGCCCGACGGGCAGCCCGCGCCGCCCGCCGGGACCTCCGCCGCGCCGCCGCCCGGCGCAACCGGCGCGTCGCCCGCGCCGCCGCATGGCGCGCCCGGGGCGCACGCGGTGTCCGGTGGGGCGGCGGCCGAGGGGCCGCATGACGCGGTCTCGTCCACCGGGCCGCACGCCCTGCCCTCGTCCGGGACGGCGGGCACGCCGCCCTTCGGGTCGGCCGCGCCGGACGGCGGGGAGGCGGGGGGCGGGTTGCCGCAGCGGCGCAACCGGCGGCGCGCCGCCGTCCCGCCGCCGAGCACCACGCCGGCCGTCGCGCCGCCCGACCAGACGCCCGAGGACGCCGCGTCCTTCATGGCGGGCGTGTTCGGCGGCGCGCCCCCCGTCCCCGACTCGCCCGACGACGACCCTGGAGAACCCCGTGAGTGACTGGACCGTTGAGCACATGGCGCGCGTACCGGGCGTCCGGCACGTCGTCCTCTGCACCACCGACGGGCTCCTGAAGGCCCGCTCCGGCGGCCTCGCCCGGGACGACGCCGAGCGCCTGGCCGCCCGCTGCACCGCGATGCTGTCCCTCGGCCGCGACCAGGCCGCCAGCCACGGCACCGGCGACCCGGTCGTCCGCCAGGTGATGGTGCAGCACGACGGCGGCTGCCTGTTCCTGCGCGGCGCGGCGGCCGGGACGGCGCTCGCGGTCATCACCGGCGAGGACATCAACCCCGGCCTCATCGCGCAGGAGATGCAGCTCATGGTCCTGCGGCTCGGCGAGGCCACGCTCAGCACCCCGTCGCGCGGCGCGGGCGGGGTGGGGTAGGTGCGGCTCCCCGACGACACCGGCGAGCCCGCCGCCCCCCGCGACGACGACGCGGCGCTGCGCCCGTTCGTGCTGACGTCCGGCCGCGCCGCGCACGGCGACCTCGCGCTCGACACGCTGCTGCGCGCCGACCCGACCGGCTCCCCGCTGGCCGTCGCCGCCGCGCCGCAGGCCCGCGCGCTGCTGCGGCTGTGCCGGGGCGGGACGCTGTCGGTCGCCGAGGCCGCCGCGCATCTGGAGCTGCCGGTCAGCGTCGTGCTCGTGCTCGCCGACGACCTCGTCGCGTCCCACCATCTGCGGGCGCGCAGCGAACCGCCCCCCACCGCCCCGGGGACCGACCTGCTGCAGAAGGTGCTCGATGGACTCAACGCCCTCTGACGGCGCGGTCGGGCGGCACCGCGTCAGCTACCTCGCCGACAGCGTCACCGAGACCGCCAAGATCCTCGTCGTCGGGGACTTCGGGGTCGGCAAGACGACGTTCGTCGGGACGGTCAGCGAGATCGAGCCGCTGCGGACCGAGGAGACGATGACCGAGGCCAGCGTCGGCGTGGACGACCTCGCCGGCCTGGACGGCAAGACCACCACGACCGTCGCGCTGGACTTCGGCCGCATCACGCTCGGCGGCAGTCTCGTCCTGTACGTGTTCGGGACGCCCGGCCAGCGCCGCTACTGGGACATGTGGGCGGGTCTCGCGCAGGGCGCCGTCGGGGTGCTCGTCCTCGCCGACACGCGGCGGCTGGAGGGGACGTTCGACGTCCTCGGCGAGCTGGAGGAGCACGGCCTCGGGCCGATCGCGGTCGCGGTGAACGAGTTCCCCGACACCGTCCGCCATCCCGAGCCCGACCTGCGGCGCGCGATGGACCTGCTGCCCGGCACGCCGCTGCTGACCTGCGACGCGCGGGACCGGACGTCGTCGCTCGGCGCGCTGACCGCCCTGACCCGCCACGCCCTCACGACCGGAAGGCCCACCGCGTGACCATGCCCGTCCCGGAACTGGACCAGCTCGCGGCGTCCGGCGCGCCCCCGCTGGACGCGACGACCGCCGACCCCGACGGCGCGTTCGAGAAGCTGTGGCGCGGCTACGGCCCGGTGGCTCCGGTGGAGCTGGCGCCGGGCGTCCACGCGTGGCTGGTGATGGGCTACGACGAGCTGCGCACGATCACCCGCGACGAGCACCTGTTCAGCCGGGACGGCCGGCGCTGGCGGCTGTTCCAGGACGGGACGGTCCCGCCCGACTCGCCGCTCGGCCCGATGATGTTCTTCCGCGACAACGTGATCGGCCATGACGGCGAGGAGCACCGGCGGCTGCGGCGGCCCTTGCAGGAGGCGATCGCGGGCGTCGACCACCGGCGGCTGCGCCGGACCGTCGAGCGGCTGTGCACCGGGCTGATCGCGCAGGTCGCGCCGCGCGGCACGGCGGACCTCGTCGCGGACTACGCGGCGGCGGTGCCGCTGCTGACGATCGGCGAGCTGATCGGGCTGGACGCGGCGCAGTCGGCGGAGCTGCTGGCGGCGATGCACCTGCTGTTCTCGTCCGGGGAGCAGGCGCAGGAGGGGAACGCGCGGTTCGAGGCGCTGCTCGGCGGGCTGCTCGCGGCCAAGTCGGCGGCGCCCGGCCCGGACGTGACGAGCGCCCTGCTCCGCCATCCGGACCTGCGCAGCGACGCCGAGGTGCTCCAGACGCTCGTCGTGCTGGTCTCGGCGGGCAACCACACGCTGATCAGTTGGATCGCGCAGGCGCTGCGCCTGACGCTGACCGATCCGCGCTTCGCGAGCCGGGTGCGCGGCGGACGGCTGTCGGTGGACGACGCGCTGGACGAGGTCCTCGCCCGCCAGCCCCCGATGATCAACATGCCCGCCCGGTACGCGCTCGCGGACGTCGAGCTGGGCGGCCGGCGGGTCGCGCGGGGGGACGCGCTGATCCTCGGCCTCGCCGCCGCGTCCCGCGACACGCGCGCCCACACGCCGGGCTGGTGGACGCACGGCAACCGGGCGTCCCTGGCCTGGTCGGCGGGGCCGCACGCGTGCCCGGCCCGCGACCCGGCCCGCACGATCGCCCGGACGGCCGTCGGCGCGGCCGGGCACCTGCTGCGCGACATGCGCGTCACGGAGGACCCGGACGCGATCGGCAACGAGCCGAGCCCGTGGACCCGGATCCCGCGCCGGCTGCCCGTCGCGTTCACGCCCGCGTCGATCGACCCCGTCCTCGTCTGAGCCCTCTCTGCCTCGGGAGCTGTGTGATGCCTAGCCCGTCCGGTCCGAAATATGCCCATATTCCAGTCATCACGTTGGACCCGTCCGGGGCCGACCACCAGGGCGAGGCGGCCCGGCTGCGCGCCGCCGGGGAGGCGACCGGCGGGCTCGTCCGCGTCGGGCTGCCCGGCGGGCTCGTCGTCTGGGCCGTGACGACGCACGAGCTGGTGGAGCAGGTCGTCCGCAGCCCGGACATGAGCAAGAACTACAAGACCTGGACCGCGTACAAGACCGGCGAGCTGACGCCCGACAACCCCATCATCGGGATGATCGCCGTGGACAACCTCGTCACGGCGGACGGCGAGGACCACCGGCGGCTGCGCCGTCCCATCACGACGACGTTCACCGGCCGCCGCGTCGAGGCGCTGCTGCCGAGCGTCACCGCGACGGTCGGCGCCCTGCTGGACGAGCTGCCCGGCCACGCGCGCCCCGACGGCGTCGTGGACCTGCGCGCCCACTACTGCGCGCCGCTGCCGCTGCGGGTGATCTGCGAACTGCTCGGCGTCCCCGAGGCGGAGTGGCCCCGGCTGCGGCACCTGGTCGACTCCATCTTCCGGACGGACACCACGCCCGAGCAGGTCGCCGCCGTCATGGCCGACATCCCGCGCTTCCTCGGCGAGCTGATCGCCGTCCGGGCCGCCGACCCCGGCGCGGACCTGACGAGCGCGCTCATCGCCGCCCGCGCCGAGGGCACGACGACGATGAGCGACCGCGAACTCGCCGACACGCTCTGGGTGCTCCTGACGGCCGGGCACGAAACGACGATCGGCCTCATCGGCAACACCATCCGGGCTCTGCTGGGCCACCCGTCCCAGCTTGCGCTGGCGCTCGCCGAGGACCGTTTCGCCGACGCCGTAACGGAGACGCTGCGCTGGGATTCCTCGATCGGCAATTTCCTGGCCCGCTATCCCGTCCGGGACGTGGAGATCGCCGGCGTCACCATTCCGGCCGGGGACGCCATCATGGCGCCCTATACGGCGGTCGGCCGCGACCCGCATCACCACGGCGCGACAGCCGACGTCTTCGACCTGACGCGCGACCAGCGTCCCCATCTGGCCTTCGGCGCGGGCCGCCATATCTGCCCGGGGTCGCATCTGGCCCAGCAGCAGGCGACGCTCGCCGTGAAATCCCTCTTCACGCGTTACCCGGATATGGTCGCGGCGTTCGGCGAGGACGATCCCCGGCCCGTTCCGAGCCTTTTCACGAACGCGCTGGCGGAGATTCCCGTCCGGCTCGCGGGACGAGACTGATCTCGACTTCGTCGCGGGGCCGCAACGTCATTCCGAGCTTGGGACGCGCCGTCGGATCGCCGTGCACCTCGACCCGGAACCGGCTGAGGAGCGCGGCGAGGACGAGCTGCATCTCGGCGATGAAGAAAGAACGTCCGACGCATCCGTGCGGCCCCGCGCCGAACGTCAGATAGGCCAGCCGGTGCCGGGGCTCGTGCCCCGGACGGAAGCGGCCCGGGTCGAACCGCGTCGGCTCGGGCCACACGTCGGGCAGCCGGTGCGTGAGGTACGGGCTGACGACGATGAGCCCGCCGCCGTCGATCCGGACGCCGTCGATCACGTCGTCCCGGCCGATCACGCGCGGCAGCATCCAGCCCGGCGGGTACAGCCGCAGCGTCTCCAGCGCGACCTGCTTGGTGTAGGTGAGTTCCCGCAGGTGAGAGCCGTTGAGCCGCCCGCTCCCCACCACGCGGTCGATCTCTTCGGTCAGCCGCTCCCGGACGTCGTCCTCCCGCCCGAGGACGACCCAGAGGAACGTCAGCGCGATCACCGTGGTCTCGGTCGCGCCCACGTAGAGGGAGACGAGGCTGTCCCGCAGTTGCCGCACGGTGAAGCGGTCGCCGTCCTCCGTCGTCGCCCGCAGCAGCCGCGAGACGACATCGTGCCCCGCGGACCGGTCGCCGCGCTCCCGCGCCTCGCGCACGATCGGGAAGACGAGGTCGTCGATCTCCCTGAGCGCCCGCCCGAACGTCCGGTCGCCGAAGAAGGGCACCGCGTTGGGCACGAACGGCGCCAGCAGCCGGGGACGCAGCGCCGCCGTCGCCGCGGTCATCGACTCGCCCAGGCGGAGAGACTGGCGCGTGGTGAGCATGTCGCCGACGAGTACCCGGGTGATGGCCCGGAAGACGATGCGCGACATCTCCCGGCGGGCGATCAGCCGTGTCCCGCCGGCGCCGCGCTCCGCCATCTCATCGACGGCCCGGACGATCGTGACGGCCATCTCGTCGGCGAAGCGGTCGATGCTGGGGCCGGACACGAGTTCCCGGAGCACCGCGCGCCATGACCACCACAGGTCTCCCGCCGGCTCCCCGACGAGACGGCTCAGGGGGTTCCACAGCCACCCTTCCCGCCCATAATTGGCCGCATTATCGCTGAGCACGTGTTCCACGTGTTCGGGTCGGGTCACCAGGTACGGGTTCATGGCGCCGAGACGCAACCGCACGATTTCTCCCCCGGCCCGCGCGCCGATCCGTTCGAGGGCCGCGAGAG from Actinomadura rubteroloni includes these protein-coding regions:
- a CDS encoding roadblock/LC7 domain-containing protein; translation: MARVPGVRHVVLCTTDGLLKARSGGLARDDAERLAARCTAMLSLGRDQAASHGTGDPVVRQVMVQHDGGCLFLRGAAAGTALAVITGEDINPGLIAQEMQLMVLRLGEATLSTPSRGAGGVG
- a CDS encoding GTP-binding protein; amino-acid sequence: MDSTPSDGAVGRHRVSYLADSVTETAKILVVGDFGVGKTTFVGTVSEIEPLRTEETMTEASVGVDDLAGLDGKTTTTVALDFGRITLGGSLVLYVFGTPGQRRYWDMWAGLAQGAVGVLVLADTRRLEGTFDVLGELEEHGLGPIAVAVNEFPDTVRHPEPDLRRAMDLLPGTPLLTCDARDRTSSLGALTALTRHALTTGRPTA
- a CDS encoding cytochrome P450 family protein codes for the protein MPVPELDQLAASGAPPLDATTADPDGAFEKLWRGYGPVAPVELAPGVHAWLVMGYDELRTITRDEHLFSRDGRRWRLFQDGTVPPDSPLGPMMFFRDNVIGHDGEEHRRLRRPLQEAIAGVDHRRLRRTVERLCTGLIAQVAPRGTADLVADYAAAVPLLTIGELIGLDAAQSAELLAAMHLLFSSGEQAQEGNARFEALLGGLLAAKSAAPGPDVTSALLRHPDLRSDAEVLQTLVVLVSAGNHTLISWIAQALRLTLTDPRFASRVRGGRLSVDDALDEVLARQPPMINMPARYALADVELGGRRVARGDALILGLAAASRDTRAHTPGWWTHGNRASLAWSAGPHACPARDPARTIARTAVGAAGHLLRDMRVTEDPDAIGNEPSPWTRIPRRLPVAFTPASIDPVLV
- a CDS encoding DUF742 domain-containing protein; protein product: MRLPDDTGEPAAPRDDDAALRPFVLTSGRAAHGDLALDTLLRADPTGSPLAVAAAPQARALLRLCRGGTLSVAEAAAHLELPVSVVLVLADDLVASHHLRARSEPPPTAPGTDLLQKVLDGLNAL
- a CDS encoding ATP-binding protein codes for the protein MTVDRRAPERPAAPPPDAPRGRDPWGPASIAAAVVLALLMLTALLLLATGAGVDWPVPFAATALAAALVVTLVLRDQRDRDERDRLRAEAARRAAELAAETDRARAAAQRLAEWETYADALRQRSRGLEELTRRILLAYLPAVVDGDHLPRVGPEAADLLGPELAETLRDALRSVLELRRDLADREDSYQQVMVALAQRVQSASHRMQLAAERIAEDNRLLPDVYRAGQAMDHAASQAARVAQSVAILSGSWEGQQWTRGLRLAEIVQAASARIEDYGRVRIEGDPDVGVDPVTLEPVIHVIAELLANATEASPTATDVIVKVSAAASGAVFRIDDHGTGLEEPRLSHARDVVAGRLVPTLADLGEVPRTGLAVVGRYAAEHRLKVTLDESPYGGLQAVVLVPSGRTIRVEPRGARATAPLPRPSLDRSEPSGSRTPPTGTPARPAGRSAGAPSATPPAGTATPPTGTPAGGPSAAPPPGATGAAPAPPAGPSSGRPDGQPAPPAGTSAAPPPGATGASPAPPHGAPGAHAVSGGAAAEGPHDAVSSTGPHALPSSGTAGTPPFGSAAPDGGEAGGGLPQRRNRRRAAVPPPSTTPAVAPPDQTPEDAASFMAGVFGGAPPVPDSPDDDPGEPRE
- a CDS encoding cytochrome P450 family protein; this translates as MDPSGADHQGEAARLRAAGEATGGLVRVGLPGGLVVWAVTTHELVEQVVRSPDMSKNYKTWTAYKTGELTPDNPIIGMIAVDNLVTADGEDHRRLRRPITTTFTGRRVEALLPSVTATVGALLDELPGHARPDGVVDLRAHYCAPLPLRVICELLGVPEAEWPRLRHLVDSIFRTDTTPEQVAAVMADIPRFLGELIAVRAADPGADLTSALIAARAEGTTTMSDRELADTLWVLLTAGHETTIGLIGNTIRALLGHPSQLALALAEDRFADAVTETLRWDSSIGNFLARYPVRDVEIAGVTIPAGDAIMAPYTAVGRDPHHHGATADVFDLTRDQRPHLAFGAGRHICPGSHLAQQQATLAVKSLFTRYPDMVAAFGEDDPRPVPSLFTNALAEIPVRLAGRD
- a CDS encoding cytochrome P450; the protein is MPMTSALSRRAGEIPFRDIAPTFARDPLAALERIGARAGGEIVRLRLGAMNPYLVTRPEHVEHVLSDNAANYGREGWLWNPLSRLVGEPAGDLWWSWRAVLRELVSGPSIDRFADEMAVTIVRAVDEMAERGAGGTRLIARREMSRIVFRAITRVLVGDMLTTRQSLRLGESMTAATAALRPRLLAPFVPNAVPFFGDRTFGRALREIDDLVFPIVREARERGDRSAGHDVVSRLLRATTEDGDRFTVRQLRDSLVSLYVGATETTVIALTFLWVVLGREDDVRERLTEEIDRVVGSGRLNGSHLRELTYTKQVALETLRLYPPGWMLPRVIGRDDVIDGVRIDGGGLIVVSPYLTHRLPDVWPEPTRFDPGRFRPGHEPRHRLAYLTFGAGPHGCVGRSFFIAEMQLVLAALLSRFRVEVHGDPTARPKLGMTLRPRDEVEISLVPRAGRESPPARS